In Nonomuraea sp. NBC_00507, the following are encoded in one genomic region:
- a CDS encoding NUDIX hydrolase: MRPEFEHPIRQISTRVAYTSPYMRLREDRIVRLDGSEGIYTYVDKPDFALVIAVEDGGFHLVEQYRYPVRSRSWEFVQGSLPGLAVGDPESLARQELLEETGITARVMRRLGRLNCATGMSSQGFDVFVASELSHGKAEPEVEEQDLRRQWFSRAELEGMIRDGLVTDDSTLAAYTLFLLHMPSA; this comes from the coding sequence ATGAGGCCGGAATTCGAGCACCCCATCCGCCAGATCTCCACGAGAGTCGCCTACACGTCCCCGTACATGCGGCTGCGCGAGGACAGGATCGTCCGCCTGGACGGCTCCGAGGGCATCTACACCTACGTGGACAAGCCCGACTTCGCGCTGGTCATCGCCGTGGAGGACGGCGGCTTCCATCTGGTGGAGCAATACCGGTATCCGGTGCGCTCGCGGTCGTGGGAGTTCGTGCAGGGGTCGCTGCCCGGGCTGGCCGTGGGCGACCCCGAGTCGCTGGCCCGGCAGGAGCTGCTGGAGGAGACCGGCATCACGGCACGGGTGATGCGCCGCCTGGGACGGCTCAACTGTGCGACGGGCATGTCGTCGCAGGGGTTCGATGTCTTCGTGGCGTCGGAGCTGTCCCACGGTAAGGCCGAGCCGGAGGTCGAGGAGCAGGACCTGCGCCGCCAGTGGTTCTCGCGGGCGGAGCTCGAAGGCATGATCCGCGACGGGCTCGTCACCGACGACTCCACCCTGGCCGCGTACACCCTGTTCCTCCTGCACATGCCGTCGGCCTAG
- a CDS encoding FAD-dependent monooxygenase, which translates to MATTSCDVAIVGAGLGGCFLALLLGRRGRRVVVIEQGPSIPSAGADFLKPPGLRVLARHGLANLVERHGLRRDIIRYYHDGDPIRECRFPDGGFLIRPYKELVELIYTCCAMEGVDFWFDADIADIAVGDDRVEELILSDGRRLRADVVIGADGTKSAVRQALGIEQVTMPYERLLMRVATVPLTASVARLNRLYFSSDGWLTYLYPLNRDQARVFVGLPPDDDKEIFQDGIPALIDELKKFVTDSSDAFNALQPAKWQLIKVSSLRVSAYHKGNAALLGSAAFACHPMTGMGMSYTLHDAEILADVISAAGGDAELLDRLLYARYEPRRHAHRELIDYGDALAATFRDRDAYLAAFRPDLHIYGEAAAPAEMPALQLT; encoded by the coding sequence ATGGCAACCACATCGTGCGACGTAGCCATCGTCGGCGCCGGGCTCGGCGGCTGCTTCCTGGCCTTACTCCTGGGCCGGCGCGGCCGGCGCGTCGTCGTCATCGAGCAGGGACCCTCCATCCCCAGCGCCGGCGCCGACTTCCTCAAACCCCCGGGCCTGCGGGTGCTCGCCCGTCACGGGCTGGCGAACCTCGTCGAACGCCATGGCCTGCGGCGCGACATCATCCGCTACTACCACGACGGCGACCCGATCAGGGAATGCCGCTTCCCCGACGGCGGCTTCCTCATCCGCCCCTACAAGGAGCTCGTCGAGCTCATCTACACGTGCTGCGCGATGGAAGGCGTCGACTTCTGGTTCGACGCCGACATCGCCGACATCGCGGTCGGCGACGACCGGGTCGAGGAGCTCATCCTCTCCGACGGGCGGCGGCTGCGGGCCGACGTCGTCATCGGCGCCGACGGCACCAAGTCCGCCGTACGCCAGGCGCTCGGCATCGAGCAGGTCACGATGCCGTACGAGCGGCTGCTGATGCGGGTGGCCACCGTGCCGCTGACGGCCAGCGTCGCCCGGCTCAACCGGCTGTACTTCAGCTCCGACGGCTGGCTGACCTACCTCTACCCGCTCAACAGGGACCAGGCCAGGGTGTTCGTCGGCCTGCCCCCCGACGACGACAAGGAGATCTTCCAGGACGGCATCCCCGCCCTGATCGACGAGCTCAAGAAGTTCGTCACCGACAGCTCCGACGCCTTCAACGCGCTCCAGCCCGCCAAGTGGCAGCTGATCAAGGTCTCGTCGCTGCGGGTGTCGGCGTACCACAAGGGCAACGCCGCCCTGCTCGGCTCGGCCGCGTTCGCCTGCCACCCGATGACGGGCATGGGGATGAGCTACACGCTGCACGACGCGGAGATCCTCGCCGACGTCATCAGCGCGGCAGGAGGTGACGCGGAACTGCTGGACCGGCTGCTGTACGCCCGGTACGAGCCGCGCAGGCACGCGCACCGGGAGCTGATCGACTACGGCGACGCCCTGGCCGCGACCTTCCGCGACCGGGACGCGTACCTGGCCGCCTTCCGCCCGGACCTGCACATCTACGGCGAAGCGGCCGCGCCGGCCGAGATGCCGGCCTTGCAGCTCACCTGA
- a CDS encoding MFS transporter, producing the protein MRSSPARGTSTAGVSRRHAVMLRLVGAGVMFTVMADTTATTLAVGVLRYTPAGAGMPLGDLVWLTSSAFIPIAALLATAGRWADLFGRRRVLAVGLVVFVLGGIATVAVDSWSLVLAARAVQGAGAAAMIPASLGLLLGELPESQRRGAIALWSSASGLGCLLMQAGGGWLAAAVGWRSLFIPDVVIGVALLIACFGLPSGRRAGAKGLPDVLGAWLLAAGIAVVVLAISKAMAWGMDVVWLALAALLLLGGALAQAKHHRLPAIDLALWRRPKFVWGWLATWGFGALSYGLLTVQPLYLLHLGYPMLEVAMWLTPTSVAVVVTSFLAGKIVKRIGAYGLIYAGSLLCGGACVLVLTQVGPTVWGLVASVVLGMGVGALAPGTSVATTLAARPQQYASAVGAATMARMVGGAVGIAVVSVVIDHPFVAGPFAGPFAGLAGALAICVAISVLMGALALTKITRLRPDPGDVMIKVPRRMLLELRMTLATVAAEADALLPVETRTPPMDHIPRPRAAEAGPLAGTRGNTH; encoded by the coding sequence GTGCGTTCGTCACCGGCACGGGGGACGAGCACGGCCGGCGTCAGCCGCCGCCACGCGGTGATGCTGCGGCTGGTCGGTGCGGGTGTCATGTTCACGGTCATGGCCGACACCACGGCCACCACCCTGGCGGTCGGGGTGCTGCGCTACACACCGGCAGGCGCCGGCATGCCCCTCGGCGACCTGGTCTGGCTGACCAGCTCGGCCTTCATCCCGATCGCGGCGCTGCTGGCCACGGCGGGCCGCTGGGCCGACCTGTTCGGCCGCCGCAGGGTGCTGGCGGTCGGGCTGGTGGTGTTCGTGCTGGGCGGCATCGCCACCGTCGCTGTGGACTCCTGGTCGCTCGTGCTGGCCGCGCGGGCCGTCCAGGGCGCGGGAGCCGCGGCGATGATCCCGGCCAGCCTCGGGCTGCTGCTCGGGGAGCTGCCGGAGTCGCAGCGGCGCGGCGCGATCGCGCTATGGAGTTCCGCCTCGGGACTCGGCTGCCTGCTCATGCAGGCGGGAGGCGGCTGGCTGGCCGCTGCCGTCGGCTGGCGGTCCCTGTTCATCCCGGACGTCGTGATCGGCGTCGCGCTCCTGATCGCCTGCTTCGGGCTGCCCTCGGGCAGGCGCGCCGGCGCCAAGGGCCTGCCGGACGTGCTTGGCGCGTGGCTGCTCGCCGCCGGGATCGCGGTCGTCGTGCTGGCCATCTCCAAGGCCATGGCCTGGGGCATGGACGTGGTGTGGCTGGCGCTCGCCGCCCTCCTCCTGCTGGGCGGGGCGCTCGCGCAGGCCAAGCACCACCGCCTGCCGGCCATCGACCTGGCGCTGTGGCGGCGGCCCAAGTTCGTCTGGGGCTGGCTGGCCACCTGGGGGTTCGGCGCGCTCTCGTACGGGCTGCTGACCGTCCAGCCGCTGTACCTGCTCCACCTCGGCTACCCGATGCTCGAGGTGGCCATGTGGCTGACGCCCACGTCGGTGGCCGTCGTCGTGACGAGCTTCCTGGCCGGAAAGATCGTCAAACGGATCGGCGCGTACGGCCTGATCTACGCGGGCTCCCTGCTCTGCGGCGGCGCCTGCGTGCTCGTGCTCACCCAGGTCGGGCCCACCGTCTGGGGACTGGTCGCGAGCGTCGTGCTCGGGATGGGCGTCGGCGCGCTGGCGCCGGGCACCTCCGTGGCCACCACCCTGGCCGCCCGCCCGCAGCAGTACGCCTCCGCCGTCGGCGCGGCCACCATGGCCCGCATGGTCGGCGGGGCCGTCGGCATCGCCGTCGTATCAGTCGTCATCGACCACCCCTTCGTGGCCGGGCCCTTCGCGGGACCCTTCGCCGGCCTGGCCGGCGCGCTGGCGATCTGCGTGGCGATCTCGGTCCTCATGGGCGCGCTGGCCCTCACGAAGATCACCCGGCTGCGGCCCGACCCCGGCGACGTCATGATCAAGGTGCCGCGCCGGATGTTGCTGGAGTTGCGGATGACCCTCGCCACCGTCGCGGCGGAGGCGGACGCGTTGCTGCCTGTCGAGACCCGCACACCCCCCATGGACCACATCCCGCGGCCGCGGGCGGCCGAGGCCGGACCGCTCGCCGGGACCCGCGGGAATACGCACTAG
- a CDS encoding FAD-binding oxidoreductase produces MQELTRVELMPRDVGGHQPRSIAGTEAPRTLDEVRALVRSATTARRRLYPISTGRNWGMGSSMPVTDDNVVVDLSGMNRIRSLDLEAGFAVIEPGVTQAQLAAVLRDTPWMLNVTNSCADTSVVGNALDRGDGTFRSRVHDVAGLEAVLADGSVVTTGGLDPSGRYHGRVAGPDLTSAFVQHNLGIVTAMAVALVPRPQTVGLVHGRIPRDQAGVALDAMAGFLRRGNPADGMLRVRELALVPSHGDWLLPKGADPGLFTIMGPLFGSDAAVELAEELLRKALVEVEGAEALRVLDAAEVRPGDPLYARSLMAQGIPTCLGVRNALGVSSCDQIDEGRMGFLALMPLMPTNARKTEQIVAALQTAVDAHTTALMVEWNLVSTHMANGVIQIFFERGAPEAPYRAHQLRNDGNCLLRGHGCAIYRSDIDHAAADVWSETSTASLGMLHRLKTALDPDGLLSPGRYGA; encoded by the coding sequence ATGCAGGAGCTCACGCGAGTGGAGCTGATGCCTCGTGACGTCGGGGGGCACCAGCCTCGCTCCATTGCGGGCACCGAGGCGCCGCGCACCCTCGACGAGGTCCGCGCCCTGGTACGGAGCGCCACGACGGCCAGGCGCCGCCTCTACCCGATCAGCACCGGCAGGAACTGGGGAATGGGCTCGTCCATGCCGGTCACCGATGACAACGTCGTCGTCGACCTCAGCGGCATGAACCGCATCCGCAGCCTCGACCTGGAGGCCGGGTTCGCCGTCATCGAGCCCGGGGTCACGCAGGCGCAGCTCGCCGCGGTGCTGCGCGACACCCCGTGGATGCTGAACGTCACCAACTCCTGTGCCGACACCTCCGTCGTCGGCAACGCCCTCGACCGCGGCGACGGCACCTTCCGCTCCCGCGTCCACGACGTGGCCGGGCTGGAGGCCGTGCTGGCCGACGGCAGCGTGGTCACCACCGGCGGCCTCGACCCGTCCGGCCGCTACCACGGCCGGGTCGCCGGACCCGACCTGACGTCCGCGTTCGTCCAGCACAACCTGGGCATCGTCACCGCCATGGCGGTCGCGCTGGTGCCGCGTCCCCAGACCGTCGGCCTCGTGCACGGCCGCATCCCGCGCGACCAGGCCGGCGTCGCGCTCGACGCGATGGCCGGCTTCCTGCGCCGCGGTAACCCCGCCGACGGGATGCTGCGCGTGCGCGAGCTGGCGCTCGTCCCAAGCCACGGCGACTGGCTGCTGCCCAAGGGCGCCGACCCCGGCCTGTTCACCATCATGGGGCCGCTGTTCGGCAGCGACGCCGCGGTCGAACTGGCCGAGGAGCTGCTGCGCAAGGCGCTGGTCGAGGTCGAGGGCGCCGAGGCGCTGCGCGTTCTCGACGCCGCCGAGGTGCGGCCCGGCGACCCGCTGTACGCCAGGTCGCTCATGGCGCAGGGCATCCCCACGTGCCTGGGCGTACGCAACGCGCTCGGGGTGAGCTCCTGCGACCAGATCGACGAAGGCCGGATGGGCTTCCTGGCGCTGATGCCGCTGATGCCGACGAACGCGCGCAAGACCGAGCAGATCGTGGCCGCCCTGCAGACGGCCGTGGACGCGCACACCACCGCCCTCATGGTCGAGTGGAATCTTGTCAGCACGCACATGGCCAACGGCGTCATCCAGATCTTCTTCGAACGCGGCGCGCCGGAGGCTCCCTACCGGGCGCACCAGCTCCGCAACGACGGCAACTGCTTGCTGCGTGGCCACGGCTGCGCGATCTACCGCTCCGACATCGACCACGCCGCGGCCGACGTCTGGTCCGAGACCAGCACCGCCAGCCTCGGCATGCTCCACCGGCTCAAGACCGCGCTCGACCCGGACGGCCTGCTCTCACCTGGCCGGTACGGCGCCTGA
- a CDS encoding PRC-barrel domain-containing protein produces MATQTEIRNLLECHVIGPNGEPIGEVGQVYLNERTDEPEWVTVRTGFLGMRQTFVPLAGSHRAGHEIQIPFDRETVHTAPHIDVDGHLSAAEEIELYRHYGMGPSIPAQRTGDHDNPL; encoded by the coding sequence GTGGCCACGCAGACCGAGATTCGCAACCTGCTCGAATGCCATGTCATCGGGCCGAACGGGGAGCCGATCGGCGAGGTCGGCCAGGTCTATCTCAACGAGCGCACCGACGAGCCCGAGTGGGTGACCGTGCGCACGGGGTTCCTCGGGATGAGGCAGACCTTCGTGCCGCTGGCCGGCAGTCACCGCGCGGGCCACGAGATCCAGATTCCCTTCGACCGGGAAACGGTTCACACGGCGCCGCACATCGACGTCGACGGGCACCTGAGCGCGGCGGAGGAGATCGAGCTCTACCGCCATTACGGAATGGGGCCGAGCATTCCGGCGCAGCGCACCGGCGACCACGACAATCCGCTGTAG
- a CDS encoding DUF4142 domain-containing protein, whose protein sequence is MRTRLTLLLAAAALAGCAEAPTNTAALAPKTDTPPSEQDRAWMRAIHQGNVAEIQTGRLAQGKGSTKRIKAIGKTLVQDHTAFDIKVAQLATRLGVQLPKSISAHQREEILQLRAAVGKDFDQEFLATMTNEHMAAIAATKMEISRGSSPAVVALAKEVAPTLEQHLSALRGAHGE, encoded by the coding sequence ATGCGTACACGCCTGACCCTGTTGCTGGCCGCCGCCGCGCTGGCCGGATGCGCCGAGGCGCCGACCAACACCGCGGCCCTGGCGCCGAAGACCGACACGCCGCCGTCCGAACAGGACAGGGCCTGGATGCGGGCCATCCATCAGGGCAATGTCGCCGAGATCCAGACGGGGCGGCTGGCGCAGGGCAAGGGTTCCACGAAGCGGATCAAGGCGATCGGCAAAACGCTCGTCCAGGACCACACCGCCTTCGACATCAAGGTCGCCCAGCTCGCCACGCGGCTGGGCGTCCAGCTGCCCAAGTCGATCTCCGCCCATCAGCGGGAGGAGATCCTCCAGCTGCGGGCCGCCGTCGGTAAGGACTTCGACCAGGAGTTCCTCGCGACCATGACCAACGAGCACATGGCCGCGATCGCGGCCACCAAGATGGAGATCTCCCGCGGATCGTCCCCGGCGGTCGTCGCCCTGGCCAAGGAGGTGGCCCCGACGCTCGAGCAGCACCTGTCCGCGCTGCGCGGCGCCCATGGCGAGTGA